In Synechococcus sp. CB0101, a genomic segment contains:
- a CDS encoding GMC oxidoreductase: protein MDLLQSLGQLQKPQTNHFDLLIIGSGAGGGTLARVLAPTGLRILILERGDWLPQEPQNWDAEEVFQKGRYLSKDIWYDGKGKPFQPGTHYFVGGATKMYGAHHFRLRQRDFEELEHHDGISPAWPLRYSDFEPWYQQAEAMYHVHGLRGEDPTDPPSSAPYPHPPISHEPRIQKLADDLRSAGLHPFHAPSGVMLDEGNMPYSRCRRCNNCDGFPCLVHAKGDAEVCGVRPALAASANVSLLTRAEVKRLVTDAAGTTVTAVELVRDGEELRYSADLVVVSCGAANSARLLLMSANDKHPGGLANGSDQVGRNYMFHNSKAAVALSHEPNPTIFQKTISINDWYFGDDDYDYPMGNIQMTGKTRGAIIKGYAPLETFLMPNWGMDEIAAHALDFWITTEDLPDPNNRVTVDGAGHVHLNYTVNNQTSASRLWGRLQGLLDKLYLKKHLVERQIYIKNPMGIAAVGHQAGTCRFGTDPANSVLDVNCKAHELDNLYVVDTSFFPSIGAVNPSLTAIANAIRVGHHLKERLAVS, encoded by the coding sequence GTGGATCTGCTCCAGTCGCTCGGCCAGCTGCAGAAACCCCAGACCAACCACTTCGATCTGCTGATCATCGGCAGTGGTGCAGGTGGCGGCACCTTGGCGCGCGTCTTGGCGCCAACTGGTTTGCGCATCCTGATCTTGGAGCGGGGCGACTGGCTGCCTCAAGAGCCGCAGAACTGGGATGCCGAGGAGGTGTTCCAGAAAGGTCGCTACCTCTCGAAGGACATCTGGTACGACGGAAAGGGCAAGCCTTTCCAGCCTGGTACGCATTACTTCGTGGGCGGCGCCACCAAGATGTATGGCGCCCATCATTTCCGCCTTCGCCAGCGCGACTTCGAGGAGCTGGAGCATCACGACGGCATCTCACCGGCTTGGCCGCTGCGTTACAGCGACTTTGAGCCTTGGTATCAGCAGGCCGAAGCGATGTATCACGTGCACGGCTTGCGCGGTGAAGACCCCACCGATCCACCCAGCTCGGCGCCTTATCCCCATCCGCCGATTAGCCATGAGCCGCGGATTCAGAAGCTTGCCGATGATCTCCGCAGTGCTGGACTGCATCCGTTCCATGCCCCCAGTGGCGTGATGCTGGATGAGGGCAACATGCCCTACAGCCGTTGCCGGCGTTGCAACAACTGCGATGGCTTCCCCTGTTTGGTGCATGCCAAAGGCGATGCGGAGGTGTGCGGTGTGCGTCCGGCCCTGGCCGCCAGTGCCAATGTGTCGCTGCTGACTCGGGCTGAGGTGAAGCGGCTGGTCACTGATGCAGCGGGCACCACAGTGACGGCGGTTGAGTTGGTGCGCGATGGAGAGGAGCTGCGTTACAGCGCCGACCTGGTGGTGGTCAGCTGTGGGGCCGCCAACAGCGCTCGGTTGTTGTTGATGTCAGCCAATGACAAGCACCCGGGCGGTTTGGCCAATGGCTCAGACCAGGTGGGGCGCAACTACATGTTCCACAACAGCAAGGCGGCCGTGGCGCTCTCCCACGAGCCCAACCCCACCATCTTCCAGAAAACGATCTCGATCAACGATTGGTATTTCGGCGACGACGACTACGACTACCCCATGGGCAACATCCAGATGACGGGCAAGACCCGTGGGGCGATCATCAAGGGTTATGCACCCCTGGAAACCTTCCTCATGCCCAACTGGGGCATGGATGAGATCGCCGCCCATGCGTTGGATTTCTGGATCACCACTGAAGACCTGCCGGATCCGAACAATCGGGTGACGGTTGATGGGGCCGGACATGTTCACCTCAACTACACGGTGAACAACCAGACTTCCGCCAGCCGCCTCTGGGGACGCCTTCAGGGTTTGCTCGACAAGCTTTATCTCAAGAAGCATCTGGTGGAGCGTCAGATCTACATCAAAAACCCCATGGGCATCGCGGCTGTGGGGCATCAGGCTGGTACCTGCCGCTTTGGCACGGATCCGGCCAACTCGGTTCTCGATGTGAACTGCAAGGCGCATGAACTCGACAACCTTTACGTGGTTGATAC